From the Candidatus Abyssobacteria bacterium SURF_5 genome, one window contains:
- a CDS encoding glycosyltransferase, which translates to MPKNKKKGRRIGFISTRFAGTDGVSLETAKWAQVLEELGHSCFYFAGELDRPPEISMLVKEAHFMHPEIRDVYTSCFETSRRRPEVTRKIYALKEQLKETIYEFIREFEIDLLIPENAVTIPLNIPLGLALTEVTVETRIPTIAHHHDFFWERKHFLVNSASDYLTMAFPPNSPGIQHVVINSTAANLLAHRRGISSTFIPNVMDFDNPPPPLDEYARDVRQVFGLQDDELFILQPTRVVKRKGIETSIELVRRLDRKAKLIISHASGDEGHGYEQRLREYSKMLNVDTLFVSGTISDKRAVTLDGRKIYTIEDVYPHADFITYPSTFEGFGNAFLEAIYFRKPIAVNLYSVYSVDIKPRGFKVVELEDYVTDSAIRLMTQLLDNPKLTQELVEHNYNLGKRYYSYRLLKKKLGTLLSESFGY; encoded by the coding sequence ATGCCCAAAAACAAGAAAAAAGGTAGAAGAATAGGTTTTATCTCCACCCGATTCGCCGGAACCGACGGCGTCTCCCTTGAAACCGCAAAATGGGCGCAAGTGTTGGAGGAATTGGGACATTCGTGCTTTTATTTTGCGGGCGAACTGGATCGGCCGCCTGAAATTTCGATGCTGGTCAAGGAAGCTCATTTCATGCATCCGGAGATCAGGGATGTTTATACAAGCTGTTTCGAGACGAGCCGCAGGAGGCCCGAGGTAACTCGCAAAATTTATGCGCTCAAAGAGCAGTTAAAGGAGACAATCTACGAGTTCATCCGGGAATTCGAAATTGACCTGCTTATCCCGGAAAATGCGGTTACCATCCCGCTCAATATCCCGCTTGGGCTGGCATTAACCGAGGTGACTGTCGAGACCAGAATTCCGACAATCGCACACCATCACGATTTTTTTTGGGAACGCAAGCATTTTCTTGTGAACTCGGCGTCGGACTACCTGACAATGGCTTTCCCGCCAAATTCGCCGGGCATTCAGCACGTCGTCATCAATAGCACAGCGGCCAACCTGCTCGCCCACCGAAGAGGCATATCCTCGACATTTATTCCCAACGTCATGGATTTTGATAATCCGCCTCCTCCCCTCGATGAATATGCGAGGGACGTTCGGCAGGTTTTCGGGTTGCAGGACGACGAATTATTCATTCTTCAGCCTACGCGAGTCGTGAAGCGGAAGGGTATTGAGACCTCGATTGAATTGGTCAGGCGTCTTGATCGGAAGGCAAAGCTGATCATTTCGCATGCCTCGGGCGACGAAGGGCACGGCTACGAGCAGCGCCTCCGCGAATACTCGAAGATGCTGAACGTGGATACCTTGTTTGTGTCCGGCACCATCAGCGATAAACGAGCGGTCACGCTGGACGGAAGAAAAATCTATACGATTGAGGATGTTTATCCCCATGCCGATTTCATAACCTACCCGTCCACCTTTGAAGGGTTCGGAAACGCTTTCCTCGAGGCAATCTATTTCAGAAAGCCAATAGCGGTGAATTTATACTCCGTCTACTCCGTTGATATCAAGCCGCGAGGCTTCAAGGTGGTCGAGCTTGAGGATTATGTCACCGACAGCGCGATTCGGCTGATGACCCAGTTGCTGGATAATCCGAAGCTTACCCAGGAGCTGGTTGAGCACAATTACAACCTGGGCAAGCGATACTACTCTTACCGACTTCTCAAAAAGAAACTGGGCACCCTGCTCTCTGAAAGCTTTGGGTACTGA
- a CDS encoding phosphoribosylglycinamide formyltransferase, producing the protein MNRACLKIGVLGSGTGTNLQSIIDAVAAGRVKAKIACVISDVQTAFILERARKHGVDALYVPPGKYKTRLSPAAEADYIRVLKEREVELVVLAGFMRMLKGDFLEAFPNRVINIHPSILPAFRGLEAWKQALDYGVKFTGCTVHFVELGMDTGPIIMQAVVEVKDDDTPQTLHQRIQVEEHRIYPEVIRLIAEGRVEPRGRRVFIR; encoded by the coding sequence ATGAACAGAGCCTGCTTGAAGATTGGCGTATTGGGTTCGGGGACCGGCACAAATCTGCAATCCATTATCGATGCCGTTGCCGCGGGACGGGTGAAGGCAAAGATAGCGTGCGTCATCAGCGACGTCCAGACCGCATTCATTTTGGAGCGCGCCCGCAAGCACGGTGTCGACGCGCTCTATGTGCCGCCCGGAAAATATAAAACCAGGCTGAGTCCGGCCGCTGAGGCCGATTACATCCGGGTCTTGAAGGAGCGAGAAGTGGAGTTGGTTGTTTTGGCGGGCTTTATGCGGATGTTGAAAGGGGATTTCCTGGAGGCGTTTCCCAACCGCGTCATCAATATTCACCCATCCATTTTGCCGGCGTTTCGCGGATTAGAGGCGTGGAAGCAGGCGCTGGACTATGGAGTGAAATTCACCGGCTGCACCGTCCATTTCGTCGAACTGGGGATGGATACCGGCCCGATCATCATGCAGGCGGTCGTCGAAGTAAAAGATGATGATACGCCGCAAACGCTCCACCAGCGCATCCAGGTGGAGGAGCACCGTATTTATCCCGAGGTGATCCGCCTGATCGCCGAAGGCAGGGTCGAGCCGCGGGGACGGAGAGTGTTCATTCGGTGA